Within the Nyctibius grandis isolate bNycGra1 chromosome 4, bNycGra1.pri, whole genome shotgun sequence genome, the region ATGATCACCCAAGCGGAAAGCTCAGACGTGGTTTCCCTAACAAACCTCGTTCTCCTTTCAGTCTAATTTTCTTCCTCGTTGTCAAAGCCTCAGTCACAGCTCTACTGAGGCCAGCGCTTCAGGAAAAAACTCCTGCAGTGCACCTCACTGGCTGCATAGCTGCTTTTTCTGACCAGCACACCAGATAAAACCGGTTGCATTTGGAAGATACCAACAGCTACAAGTTCTCACTAATCCCAGCAGCTTGCACAAGAAAGATAACAACAAGTAGGCCTCCCTCTCACCCTTCCTGCACAGGGCACTAGAAACCAAGTGCCCGGGACTAGTCCAAGAACTTGAGAATGTTTCCTTACATGTGCAGAAGAGATATTTTGGGTCAGATTATACCATTAAGCCTGaagaaagcacagctgaaatTATGCTCATTTGCTAGGATTTCAGGTCACGACTGGTGATAAAATCTACAGATTTGGGCAACCTTCTGCTTTTCATGAAGAAGCTTCTGAGCCAGAGGGCAGCAAGGCCAGCATCACGTCAATTCTCCGAAACACGGCAGCCCAGCAAGCTTAAGTGGGCTGAAGACCTCTGTATCCTCCCAGCTCCGCACAACAGAAAAGAACGGGGGGAGGAGGGCGATGGCTGCGCTGTGGTTCCCCCAGCCCGCACCGGCTGCGCCTCGGCGGCGCCGACAAACCCCACGGCCCCTCCACAGCCGCCAGCCCCCGCACTCGACCCGACGGGCGACCGATACACCGGCAGCACCCTGCAAACGGCAGAGCCAAACCCAAACAGAAAGCTGGAGGCCGCCGCGGAGCCGGCAGAGCCAGCCCTTGCCGCGCACTGGGAGCCCCGGCCGCGCCCGCCCCAGCCCGTCGAGGGGGGACCACCCGCCGCCGGCAGAGCGGGGACCCCCGCCGCGGTAGCACCGGGCCTGCCAGGGCAGCCCCCATCACAGGCGCCCCGGGCCTaccggggcagcggcggggcagCTCTCAGCACGGGCCCCCCGCGCCCCTCCCGCTGCCCCtcgcggccgggccgggcaccACCCCGGGGGGATGCCCGAGCACTGCGGGGTGGCCGGGCTGCAGCTCCCTGTCCCGGGAGCCCCGCTCCGCTCGCCAGAGCCCGCCCTCGCCTTTCTCCGGGTGcgcgggagggggcggggagCGCCCTTACCGAGGGCTCCGGCGACGGCCGCGACGTCGGGCCCGCTCCTGCGCGCGACCTGCGCGGGCTCCCGCGGCCCCGCGCTGGCGGCCGGAAGTGACGCCACTCCCGGATCTTCCCGGCGGGGCGGTACCGgaagcagcggcagcggcggcatGGTGGGTCAGGAGCGGGCTTGGgggagcgggccgggccgggccgggccggggtctctctttctccctgccCCCCGCGAGCTCATTGCAGGTCCTTGTCCGTGTCCTTGTCCTTGTCCTTGCAGGGGAAGCAGAAGAAGGCGCGGAAGTACGCGGTCATGAAGCGCATGATCAGCCTCCGGGACCAGCGCATGTGAGTGTGGCTGCGGCTGGGCTGGGCCTGGTCCCAGGCGGGGCCCCGGAGCTGGCGCGCGGGGCTGGCCGTCCCCGTGTCCCGCTGCGGGGTGAGGATCCCGGACCAGGGATCCTCGTCCCTGTCGTCCCCCCCAGGAATGCCTGTGTTTCCTTGCAGTAACGAGAAGGACCGGGCGAAAGCCCCcgtgaagaagaaagaggaccCGAGTGCCATCAAGGAGCGGGAGGTGTAGGTGCTGCCAaggctgtggggagggagggcggACCGGCCTCGCTGCAGGCTGCAGCTAAGGGCGTTCCTGAGCAAAACGGTCAGAGTAGGAAATGGTACCCCAAACCAACCAAGGGCTTGAGCTTGGGAGGCGGCGGGAGGCCTGACAGCTCACCATCCCACCTGCCCCGTGTTGGTTCTGCTCATTACCCTTCTTTCATTATGTGCAAGTTGTAGGCTTGGAAATGTTGTTAATTGCAATTAACTGATTTGAATTCTCTGTCTTCCCGGCAGCCCCCAGCATccctcttgtttgtttttccagtatAATACCCAGTTGGGCCCCCCTTATCACATCCTGGTTGACACTAACTTCATCAATTTCTCCATCAAGGCCAAGCTGGACCTAGTGCAGTCAATGATGGACTGTCTCTATGCCAAGTGTGAGTGTCTGCTTCTTCTGGACCATGTAGTGCCACGGTGTGCTCGTTATGTGCTTTATCAGCCTCGTACCACTAGCTGAGGATAACAGAAATCGCGAAAAAAGAGTATGTGTTATAAGACCGAGCTCATTGTTCAAGGCTATGGTAACCCTGGAACCGCCTCTGGTTTCAGTCAAGCAACGATCTTAAATGCTAATGTCAACAAAGGTAAAGCATTAATAacttaaaaatctaaaattacCATGGCATGGTCAAACTCAGTGGCTCTACATGTCATCACTTTGCAACCTTATCAGTTCTCATAAGTTTAAAACTGTAAGTAATGTGTTTTAGAGTTCTATGATAGTTAACTGTTCCTGGGCACGTGGGCAATGCTGTAGGGGTCTGTAAAGAAATACTGCTTGCTTTTAATACGGGCTTTTTTTTGCATGTAGGTATTCCGTGTATCACAGATTGTGTAATGGGTGAAATTGAGAAGTTAGGACAGAAGTACCGTGTGGCCTTAAGGTAGGTGCAGGGTGTTCTCTGTTTCTAGAACTTaatgttttaatataaataaatgaaaagcacTTTCCATGATGGTGCTTTTGCACTAGAGGGTGGTTAGGTTGTTGCAGAGTCCCaaacttggttttgtttctttggctgTAGGAGATCAGTATGATGGCTcaagttttagatttttttaaaaactaaatgcTAGGTATGAGTGCACAATATTGAcatgtaaatcttttttttttccccccctaagACTTTCAAAATAACCCTCCTGTTTCtcaaaatatatacagattttttttaagtatagaaatttctaaaagtaaataaagaagTGACCCAGGTCTTATGGAGCCTTTCACTCATGCCTCATGTTATTCCTGTAGGAGTAGCAAGCACGTACTGGTAATCTAGAGCCAGGTTACTGTGTGATCTGTACAAAACTAGTCCAATGTAGTTTGTGCTCTCCAGGTGTACCAGTCGGATGTATTgttctttactttttattttggcCTGTTGTGTTGTAAAGTATCTGTGTGCATCCCCTGAACAGCTTTGATGTTTCCCTTCAGAGAGGAGGTGAAGTGTTCCTATATGCACGGTACGAACGATTAGATACCAGAAGTTCTTGTTCTTCCCACAGAGAACTTGTTTCAAAGGACTTTGGTAGGCAACAGCCTAACGTTGTAGGGATCTTGAAGCCAACTTAACAAGTGCTAAGAAATACTTAACCTATAATAATGAGGCAGACAAATTGCattggtttttttctcctcatttcaaTTGACTGTTGTGTACCATTCGCTCCATCCCTTCAGCCCTTGTTTTGAGAATAGTGCGCTGCATGTCACAGAAGGGGGCGTTCCTGTTCCTCCATACTGTGTCACTACACTCCAGTCTGATTGCTGTGATGCCACTTTATTTGTCCCCACAGAATTGCCAAGGACCCTCGGTTTGAACGCTTGCCGTGTACGCACAAAGGAACCTACGCAGATGACTGCTTGGTACAGAGGGTCACTCaggtatttctgtttctgaaagttCCTTACTGGGCTAACACACTAAAAATTCCTGAACCCTCCTAGTTACTAATGACTTAAATTTCCTGCAAAGTAACTAAAATCCCATTAAGGGGCAGTCTCAGTCGCTAGCACAACTTTCTTTGAAGTAAGGTGTAGTCTTCCCTGAGCATTCTTGTTGTATGGGACAGCATCTAGGATGGGAAAGCTGTCAGCTGGGAAGGCTGGACAGCCTTTGGTTGTTTCTTGGAGTGTATTTTGATGAGCAGGAAGATTTTACTAGTCCACTGTGGAGTTCTGTACAAGTCCTAGTGATGCCTCACTAAGGACTTGTAGCTCTCTTGTGTTAAATGAGCTCACTGAATAGAAGCTTTTGCTgggctttgtttcctttctgcaggTTCTCTGGAGTTGAATCTGACTTGCCTCTTTCTTTGCAGCACAAATGTTACATCGTGGCCACAGTAGATAAGGAGCTTAAGCGGAGAATACGAAAAATCCCAGGAGTGCCTATAATGTATATTTCCAGGCACAGGTAAGGGACCTCCAACAGGGAGGGACACTGCCTGGTACAGTCCTTCTCTGACAGGGACTATATGGCTGTGTATTTCTCTCCTGCATTGTCTATAGGGCAGGTTGCAGTAAAGGGCCCAGTGTTTGCACAACAGTAGCagtacagctgctgctgggaagagaCTGGTCGCAGACCCGCTTCTATTGCAGTCAACATGTTCACTTGCCTTTACCTGGAAAACTAGTTTCCTTGAGGCCAGTGTTTCCATAGATCAGTTTTgcttagcagcagcagcaggactaCCAGGCAAACGCATTCTACAGGTTCTTGAGGAAAAGGTCTTGTTCCATATTCTATTCGGTAGCTTTGGCTGCCCTCGGCTAAGAGACTGAATTTGCTTCTTAgctaaaaaacaaaccaaggaTGCTAGTATAGCAATTTCAAagcaacagatttttctgttatctGCAAGTACCAgctaactttattttttttatatatgcaatAGGACCAGTGATCTACTGTAAAAACATTTGCTTAAGTTACTTTCCTGTTCCTTCCAAAGCACTTGTAAAACCTAAACTAAGAAGACTTTACTCGCCTTCGTTTGTCACACCcagtgttttaatatttctactACAGAACATACAGCCCAGAAGAACCTATGCCAAATTGTTTTCACGGTGTGGTAGATATGTTTGGTAGCATGGTAGGGAGAGCAGTCAGGGTGTGAGAGAAAAGGGCCAAAGTCTTCAGATGAGATGGGAGAGATACTGGAAGGGAGGCAGTTGTGCTAACAGTGGAGACAATGAATCTAGTAATATGCAGACAGAGCAGTGCGTCAGAAATGAGGAGGTTGTTTGCTATAAATATGTGAAGTCTTAACTGATCTGTAATTAGAATGTGGCTCAGAAGACTCTTCTCTCAAAACATCTTTGCCCCTAATTCACTGTGGCCAGGAATCATAAGTTGAACGGCCAAAGTTTTAGTCTCTGTGGTGGTCTGCTCTTAAATCCTGAGTCAGATCTTACAAaaccactgtttttttcttctctggagatggtGGGTTTTTGAGATGCCTGAGCTCTAAGAGTTTGAGGTGAAGGATAACGACAACCTTATGAAGTCTTTTCACTTTGGGAagtactgtttttcttcctggggATCTGAGCTGCAGATAGAAATGCAACAAAGCTTCTGCCTGTTCAGTCTGCCTGTAAGCCTGTTGCTGCATGGGGAGGGGAGCAATGTGGAGTAGGTTGTCTTCATAggttttccctctttctttctcagatACAATATTGAGAGGATGCCAGATGATTATGGAGCTCCTCGATTCTAATCTGTCCAGCCAAGACATCGATGCTAGGATAAGGGTCCTTCTGGTTCTGACCctactgctttctgttttgctggGACTCTGCTTATAGGACTGTGGGTGACATTGGACTGACTTCACAGCCTTGATCTTCTAAAAAAAAGCTACTTGGAAGAGTCTGGTTTTATTCATCCTCGTTCTGACTTGGCCTGATGACCCATAGCTGGGAGAGGCACATGGGAAAGAGAGGATGGCAGTGCCCAGAACATGCCTAACTCCCTCTTCATTCTGAATTAAATATTGGTGATGCAACTCTGGCTGAgaatgaaatcacagaaatttTAGAAGTTTCTTATTGCTGCACCTGCAGCAGGACAAGTATTCCTCTTGGAAACTCCCTCACACCTGTCCCACGAGCAAATCGGAATCTGCGTTGTGGACAAAAGCTGTCAAATCTGCAGCAGTTGGCGTGCCTTCTCTGGACCAGTGGTCTGGAAGACTGTAATTCAGAATTGATGGGCTTTTATTCAACTGTACAATGAATGAAGTTGGGTTAAGTGTCCCGCTCAGATTCCCATGTCTGTACTGGGTTAGTGGGCAGCTCGGTCCTTTTGCTTATATGCAGAGTGATGGTGGGAGGGCAGGGTTGGGTCAGGACAGACCTCTCCCTCTTGTCTGCTTGGCACCTATGCACCTCAAAGCCTTATCCCTTTCGTTAGGTgtcagggaagaggaggaaggtaTCAGACTGACAGGAAGGTGTCAGACTGTGAAAGGTATTAATGTGGGCTGGGAGCGGAGTAGGTGGGGGGAATTGAAACAATGGCTGCAGATCCAGAGTCTTACAGAGATCTGCAGCAtttgctgcagggaaggaagtggtcagaggagggagggaaaagagatgGTTAAGCCACATGGAGAAGCgcagtggaaaaaatatttcaaagctgtAACTCTGCATTCTCACATCTTCTCCATTACTCTTTAATTTTTAGCAATATAATCTGCTCTTCCGatctctgctctgcagtgagGAGAATAGTCTTAAGACTGAAAGGCAAGAGGCAATATGAGGGTCACCAGGGGCCAGTGTGCTTCCTGGCTGAAATGCTGGAGTATAGTAAAGGGGGAAACTGAAAATTTATATTCTTGGTATAATTAAGAAAACTTCCAAACTTTAATAGAGCTTTTATCCTGTGGTGCCTTAAACTGGTCCAGGCTGCAAAGAATAGCTGAACTCAGACGTCTGTATGCTGGGCAGCATACAGTGAAGATAGTACCTCTCCTCTGCTAATAAGTTCCTGTCCTTGGGAAATGTCCTGACGTGCTAATAACTTTCTCGTTATCACCCTGCCTCTACAGATATTGTAGGCAACTTTGGGAACACATCAGTCTTACCCCTTGTACTATCTCTTTGCTTGCTGCAGGCTCACCTACTAAACTCATCCCTGAAATAACAGCATTTTCGAAACATAGCCCCTTCCAGGCTGTCACAATTGAAGTTTATCTTCACCTCCAGCCAGGTAGAGAGTAGTCAACAACCCTGAGATTTTACACTCAATGTATAATtgtacatttcaaaaataatatcCTTAGTTTTCTTCTATCAGTCCAAGTCACATTTCTTTAAGCTAAATGTTTTAAGTATTGTCATGAACACTTGAAGACCATGTTTAGTCAAATGAGGACTGAGAAACTGTTGCAGGATTAGATGTGTAACTTGGTTTTCAGAACAATTCTAGTTTTGAAAGACTCTTCAAGTACAGAGTTAACTAAACTAGAATTGTTCCTGTGCAAATGACTTCACTTGAATTAGAAGGAgactggagaagaaagaaatggacGCTGATGGTAATACTTGATAGAAGTCTTTCTGGTGCTGGAGAAGAGGTCAAAGGCACAGCAACATGACAAATTTGGGGAATTTCTGCCTGCCAGCAGAATGCCTATTGAAGGGACTTAACA harbors:
- the FCF1 gene encoding rRNA-processing protein FCF1 homolog isoform X1, which translates into the protein MGKQKKARKYAVMKRMISLRDQRINEKDRAKAPVKKKEDPSAIKEREVPQHPSCLFFQYNTQLGPPYHILVDTNFINFSIKAKLDLVQSMMDCLYAKCIPCITDCVMGEIEKLGQKYRVALRIAKDPRFERLPCTHKGTYADDCLVQRVTQHKCYIVATVDKELKRRIRKIPGVPIMYISRHRYNIERMPDDYGAPRF
- the FCF1 gene encoding rRNA-processing protein FCF1 homolog isoform X2; translation: MKRMISLRDQRINEKDRAKAPVKKKEDPSAIKEREVPQHPSCLFFQYNTQLGPPYHILVDTNFINFSIKAKLDLVQSMMDCLYAKCIPCITDCVMGEIEKLGQKYRVALRIAKDPRFERLPCTHKGTYADDCLVQRVTQHKCYIVATVDKELKRRIRKIPGVPIMYISRHRYNIERMPDDYGAPRF